The genomic DNA CTTTACTTCCTCATTATAATTTTTACACACTGtattctgaatatttaattGGTTTAATGTCCTACAGGCATCACAAACTGAATAGGGGGAGAGATTATACATTTCTGACTATATAAATATTGCTTTACTGTTCCATTAAAGAGTACATTATCAACTGCATAAAATGCTAATGGTAAATGTCAATTTTATCATCTTTTTCAGAGTTGATAAAAAAAGAGATAAGATTGAGAGGAAAATACTTGACAGTCAAGAAAGAGCTTTTTGGGATGTGCACAGACCAGTGGTAAGTGATTCCATTAAACCATGAAATGATCTTAGGGTAAGTAagcagtgctgtactgtacatatctGCAGGAGGATTCAATCAATGCACTAGAAGCTCTGCTGGACCATTTTAGTAATTCTAATTTTCTCTAATTCTCTCATTCTTGGTTTGATATATGACAGAGGCCAAATACACTAAAATGGTACATGCTAAACGCACACTTCCAATGAAAGGATGTCATATGTAGTACTGTGTCCCATGGGttgaatttctgtttaaaaCTACCCTGTCATTTTTTAGGTATTTTGCTTTCTGTCCTTGGAAGTAAGCTTGAGCATGTGAACTGTTTAATCCTGTTGGAGCAGAACATTACACGCTTTCTGCAAGGACCTCATAACTTCTTCAAATCACAGGGGACATCTTGAGATTTGCATGTGTGGACTGATAGCTTCCTCTCTGTATTGGAGCCCCATCAGTGAGTATGGTGGAGAATGCGCAGGCTAGCATAGAGCTCTGCTTACTACCATTTGAATCCAACATCTGAGAAGAGATCCATGGCTGCTGCTCATTACAGGATGACAGCTCAACACTCTTATTAGACGATCCTGCCATGGTAGTCTAATAAGAGTGACGCTGCTGCGCTTCAAATGTGGTTTCCATCTCTGGTGAAGTAGAGTGTAGTTTCAAAGAGCTGCTAATTGTTTCATACACTGATCTCACATTACTTCATACACTGATCTAGCTTACGTACATGCATTGGTTTTGAAGTCTTAAGGCTTGTGTTGTAGTCTTGTGGGGGGTTTTATTACCCTTGGCATTGGTGTGGTCATGTAGGtagatacagtatgtatactACCTGCGCTAACCCTTTAACGATCAGTATAATAGAGGCACAGCTACCAGGGGAGACACTGGTAAAAATACAGGAAGGAAATAAATCCCTAATagacactgtactgtacctaATGCACTCGGGCACGTCATTCATGACCATGCCTAAAAGAACAGGCCCTGCTTTCTGTCCATTTCACAGGTGCCATAAATATGGGCAGCTGCAGTGAACTCTGTATAAAAGAGTTTTctttgtgtggctgtgtctgaGAGCCTGAAGGGGTTAACAGCTTTCTCAGCCTCAAATAAGGGGCAATATCCTCGCAGGAAGTGAGCACATGCATAAATTCCATATTGATTGTCCTGCAAAGATGTACAGGTCATTTAGACACCAGAGCGCTGCATGCATTTAGCCTCCTATAACCTCCAAATGAGATGAAGGGCCTTTATAAAGGGTTAAATACAGTTAGAAAATGCAAGTACAAGGACACCAAACCATGTCCGAAGTAAGATATGTTGTAAAATTGTTGCTGCAGAGTTTATATTCACAGCAACGTTGAACAGACTTGCAGTAAAGTTTCAATTATGTTTAGTCTGTTGCATTACCCTTTTGAGGTGGAGTGCTTCTGGCTATTTCCATCAGTAGTGCCTGCATGGTGCCACAGTGTTCAGCGCTGGAGAGgtctgtctgcttgtctttCAGCCCGGGTGTGTAAACACCACTGAAGTGGACATAAAGAAGTCCTCCAGAATGAAAAATCCACACAAAACCCGGAAGGTACGTGATCCCCAGCCTGGTTCCTCCTGTGGGATACAAGCCACCTATGAACAAATACATCACACTGTCGGTTATATTTACTCTAAAACACGGTTTGGAAAGATcatacacattattattattattattattattattattataattattattattattattattattattatagtataaCAGTACTAATATTTTGACCAGactttaataatgaataaatagactttaataaaaaatgataatatttatgTGATATTATgtgttacattttgtttaatgattGGGTTATCATACATATCTGAAAAGTATGCCTCTTTGTGTCCTGCCACCATGATCCACATACATTTGAAATGAGTCCTTCCTTTATGTCTTCCTTCCTTAGTAATACTTTTGCATCAACTTTCTCATCACCCTCTAAATTTCTTGTTCaaagcaaagcattgtgggactTGTAGTCATATATAGCCAAAATCGCTTCCGCAATGGATACATTGTAGTATGCTTCACCAAAAAAGGCTAAAGAGGACAGATCACATGTCCCACTTTGTTTATTAAACAATTTGGACTTTCCCTGTAATGGCACCCAGGTAGCCTCTTCAGGGTCACAAGGAGACGAAAGGACTAAGAGGGGAGGAAGGGTGGATTTTTAGTTTTCAAAAGCAGTCAGGGGAATGGTGGTTGTAGACAGGATGGTGGAGTTTACTTCCTGTGATGATATTGCAGTCGGTGTATGGGCTGCAGAATGACATCCGTAGCCATAGCCCCACCCAAATCCCCACCCCCGAGGCTCGGCAGCCAACGGAAGAGGAGTTACAGGGTCAGGTGGGTAAAACGCACAGCTTCTATAGGCTCACCAGATACTCACCTCCTGTACgtcctctctgcttcttaaACATGGGAGGTTCTATTTGGTgacagatgaaaacagaaaactacCTGCCAGCTGTTACCTGTTTGACCATAAATCaaaatttgtgaaaattaaAAAGGTAATAACTTCACCGTCTCAATTTCAGATCAAATTTTGGCAAGCGCAATTAGACAGGCATCGTTTGAAAATGTCCAAAGTTGCAGAAAGGTAAGTTTAATTActagttttaaaaacaaacattgggACACACATTGTCTCCAGATACACAATAATTTGAGCTCAGACGATATGGCAACATTGATTTAGCATGTGTTCTGGCTGTTCATTCTAAACTTAAATTTTATAGTCATattcatactgtaaatatgtactAGCATTAGCATCTCAACCTACTCAATGAGAACACAAGAAAATAAGTTAAACTCGCCATAATCTGAAAGCTTGGACCTCCACCATTCATTTTACTGTAATGGCAGAGGTAGTATTTTTCTATCTGAGACTGGGCCATCATAGTACATCCAAAATGTTTGAATTAAACCCTGTACTTAGTTCTCAGTACCTAGTGATGTATACCGTTGGTGTCTTTTTGTATGGTCTGAATGATATGTCATATATTCTGCTTGCCCCATTGTGTACAGCGGAGCACATTTAAACTCTGTGATTCTCTGTGCTGCCTGTTTAAAATTCAAGGCCAAGCTTTCTTATTTACTGGGGTACACCAGCAGTCACCAGCATGTTGTCCCTGTTGTTTCCCCTCTCTGCAGTTTACTGGGGTACACAGAACAGTACGTTGAGTACGACCACTTTCTCACGCCACCAGATCCCTCCAATCCCTGGATCTCTGATGACACCACTGTGTGGGAGCTGGAGGCCAGGTTTGTCCCCGCAATGATTGCAGAGTACAACAAGATCATCAACTCCTACACTGCTTTCATCCTCCCTACTTCCTAACTACAGGGGTTCTGGTTGGTAATAGAAGTTTACAACACAGACCATCAATTGTCTACACTTGAGTATGGCACTTTGTCACACCCATTagtgaatattcatgagataCAGCATGCTGTGTTGTGGCAATGGGCCCCACAATCTGGTATTGAGCTGACATCACATGTTTTGGAGAGGAGTGTGTGGTTCTTTGTGCTCTCCTGATTTGGCATGGATAGAGGGGCCCACAGCAGTGAGATGGGCTTACCAAATGCTAATGGGGCTGGTTTTTGAATTGGGAGAAAACATTGGTAAAgcagaaaagtgtgtgtgtgtgtgtgtgtgtgtatgcttgtattcatgtgtgtgtgtgtgtggttttgtgtgtatatatttgtgtgatgtatttgtgtgtatatatatatgaatttgtgtgtatgtgtgcatatttatgtgtacatatgtattaatgtttgtgtgtgtttctgtggttgtttgtgtgtgtttgtgtgtttctctgcagtAAGGAGCCCAGTCAGCAGAGGGTGAAGAGGTGGGCTTTCGGGATCAACGAGGTGCTGAAAGACCAAATAGGCAGAGAGCAGTTCCTCAAGTTCTTGGAGTCTGAGTTCAGCTCGGAAAACTTAAGGTAGACCACTGTTATCAAAGTAAGAGACTTTGTGAGACTGTGATACGTCTGTGTGTATTGGCTTTGAGGTAGGCTCTTATGGAGGTGGCAACCCTTAAAGTACAGTCCAGGGGCACAGGGCAGAGAAAGAACCCAATGACTCAGCTTGGTACATGGCTCAGACTTTTACTGCCAAACATGAATGGCTCTTCAGCACCACCTGCTGGTGGCAATATTTTGCATCTCTATTTGAAGATAATTTTCACTGGATGAACTGGAAGATTAATCTTGTAATCTACTAATGAAccccatttattttttgataaaaCTGTACCAGAATTAATAGCGTCCAGGCTTCACCACGTTAGCTCCACACTGATTTTGTAAAGTTTGATGTTATGAATTGATTTATTGTATGCATTTTTCACAAACTAAATGTATGAGCTGCTGACCActttgcacacacacgtacacacatacacacacaccctgtgtttgtttatgatCACCACTGTGTCCAGGTTCTGGTTGGCGGTCCAGGGGCTGAAGAAAAGGCCGATCCGGGAGGTTCCCACCCGGGTCCAGGAGATCTGGCAGGAGTTCCTGGCTCCCGGGGCTCCCAGTGCCATTAATGTGGACTCAAAGAGCTATGACAAAACCACTCAGAATGTGAAGGACCCTGGGCGCTATGCATTTGAGGATGCTCAGGTAGCTGGAAGGACTACATTACCCAACTGTTCTTTCTTCTCTGGATGACTGCGTATGGTGATGTATTGGTGCGAGCGGAGATAAGGTGACTGCGTAGGGTGGTGTATTTGAATGAGCGGTGATATGGTGACTGCGCATGGTGTTGTATCGACCTTGTGCTGTGGTATGGTGACTGTGAGCTCTCATGTAATTCTCTCCTTCACAGGAGCACATCTACAAACTGATGAAGAGCGATTCGTACAGTCGCTTCATCCGATCAAGTGCCTACCAGGAGCTGCTACAGGCCAAGAAGAAGGTAAGTCAAGACTTCAAATTACCACCCTGCAGGGCCCGGGTTCAAAAAGCAGCTGGAGTGGGAgtactgacctgggatcagcaCACTTGCTCTTATCCTGTATTTGATGAGGTTAGAATATAGGCAGGggaaactgatcctagatcagcaaaTTAGAGCTATCCCTATATGAGTCAAGCAGGGACAGTGGCTCTCAAATGTAGTTTGCAGCTACATTTGCACAAATGAGATGTGTTTCATCATACTCAGCCTTTTTGAACTTGAGAAACTTGTTACCTTCATATACTGATAAAAGTATACGAAACTACACTTCATAGCAGTAGTAGCATCATTTGTGTGCTCCCAATAAGTAAATAATGCCCTTTCAAAAGTGAAGCATCACAacacagttttctttttgttgttgagaaAAAGGCTTCTAAAGTTAACAGTCTGTTTTCAATGCTTTCACTGGAGTAAACTCTAAACATGGAGCAGCAGCTATTGATATAAAATCCGTTCCTTCAGTTGTCAGTTTTCTGGATCTTCAAGTGGCGGCTCTGAAAATGGCAGGCAGTTCACCATCACTGCCACTTTCTCAGGAAGCGACTTTTATCATTTAACATTCTAAACGTCCGTTTAGATTATGAATTTAGCATAACGACTCGGGGATATGAAAAGACACACATTTAGCAAGAGAAATCAACTTCATTCCCAAAAGATCCCAAGTGGGACATGCCCGACAGCTCCTCAGTGTTTGCCATTATCTCATTTTTAGCAGTTGTGAGAGGTGGCATATTATCATGCAGCATGTCACGTATCAGACCACGCTCTGTCCATCCACCTCAGCTCATCTGCTGGAGCTCCATACTGTGTTTAATCAGAGCTCTGATGCACAAAATACATGTAGAGACAAGCTGAGTTATTGTAAgtaacgttttaaaaaaaatctcattataTATTGCTGTGTGACAGTAACCTGTTTATTTCTCTGATTAAACCACAAACCTCAGGACTGAAAATGCTTTTATGCAGTCGCCACAAATGCACCTTGACTTGCCTCCACATGTATAAATCTAGCTTCACCACCCCATTCCTCTATCTCCCCATTACAGTACTGTTTTGACATAGTTTCACTGTCTAATTTTACATATTTCCTTAAGCTTTAGTAGTTTATGTTGAGCAGCAAACACGGTTTATTTCTTCTTTCTGATGCTGTTTCCATCTCTGCTCTCGTTCAAGCCTCTCCACCCCTTCACCCCAACCAGTTCTTCACTTCTTTTCAGCTGTCTTCTTTTCTcgcttttttctgttctttttatttcttgtgtTTGTATAAGTTGGGAAACATTCAGGATCGCAGAACTTCATTTGAGAAATTCACTCGTAGCGTGGTAAGTGGACGAGCCCTGTCTTGTctgctgatctgagatcagtctGTGAAAGTAGCCGGTACTGTGGTAAGTGGATGCAGCCCTGTCTGGTccgctgatctcagatcagtccGAGGTGGTAATCCCAGGCCCATCCTGTTCTCTTCCAGGTCCCACCTAACGCTTCTTCTTCCCGCCtcacctgtgtttctgtgtcacCTTGCCTCCGCTTTGCTGATCTTACTGTGCTACACCTCTTTCCTCTCAACCTTCCAGCCTACAGTTATGCagaattgttacattttttccacaatAAATTTATTAAGCAGACAATCAGTTTGTGTCTTATGTAATTAAGTAAGTGCATACAGTATCTTCTGAATGACCCTAGCCTTAATCCTTTCTTTACCTCAGCATACTTGAATCTATGCTTTCTTAGCATAGTATAGTATATAATTATCATAGATTAATGTTGTGTGATGTATTTAGTGTGcctattatttttcattcaatacagggaatgcattttttatattatggATACACACATACTTGGAAACATTTatacaaaatatgaatttaattttttatttttattatgaaagtTAAAATCTTTTAAGAATTCAATTAGAACAGCACAGAATTCATTTtggttgttattttttgtttgttatatgACTTATTCCATTGTTAATAAAatccaaaattaaattaaatctgccCATACTTTGAATAGTTTTAAGAGACAATTGAAGATTTGGTTCTGAGTAAAATATCAGGGAAACTTCTATTTTAGAAAAGCTTTTAttgttgtgtatgtgttgaATTTGTGTTGGTTTTATAATGTGTAATGAGTAGCCTGTACATGCCACACCCTTTTCCTGCCTGCCTTCTAGCCAAGTCTTCAGGACCGCAATGGAAATAAGTAATGTGACTACATTGCGATATTCTGATAGATAAAGTGCCATATGCATTTCTGtgcattgtattttaatttatcaaaTAATCTCAGCAAATTAATCAGTACCAGGCAAAGAACCAACAAAACAGGAAGGGGTTTGGTAAATTTAACTGCATGATGGCCAGTGGTAGTTTTGCATGGATCCCATTTTGGTCACAAGAGCCAAAATGTCCTCCCTCATGTGCACTTTCTCCTTGTCCACAGAAAAGTAAGAACTTGTTTTGAAGGATTTTACTTCCAGGTAAagatcatgatgatgatgaaggatTGTTATGTTGTCCCTTCCCGGTGCATGTTCTCCACTGTGTGTCATCCTCATGTTTCCttcctgcaaaaataaaaacattgtgaaataaaCCTCACTTACCACATAAAACAGCAAGCAGGATTCAGCTCATAATTCAACAGACTTCTGCACTAAATATGCCTCTGCATCAATAACATGCAAATAGAACATCTAGGCTGATTATTCAGAATGCTAATGTGGGAAgttaatacagaaatatatcCACTTGAATTTATTCAGGTATTATTTTTGTGTCTGGTTTTTATTACTGCTAGAGTAATAAAAAGTGAGCGAATGAGAATTTATTGTTAAGTCATAAAATTTAGAAAGTGTCAAAAGATATTAGTTTATGAGTCCTGTTGGCTGTCCAAGAATCTCCGTAAGTACATTTGTCATAAAATCACAATATTGAACATGATCACAATTTTCAGTTCAATgtgttcttttaatttttaattaagatATTCTCTCATTTTTCACATTGGCTCATTATCTCTGTCAGGGGTATgcagccctgtttctggagtGGCAGACATCTTTCTGGGTTCCACCAGCGTAAGAAATTAGCATTAGCAAGTGGCCATGTGCCAGAGGTACAGAATTCAGACTCAATATTCAGTCAATCAAACTGTGCGGTCAAGCTTGGCTGGAACACAAGCCAGACACATCTCTGGTACTCCCGGGCATGGACTACTGACCCATCGTCAAAGTCGTTAGAAATGCAGGTACAGCCAAAATGTGTGCCTTGTATGGTTTAGTACTCAGGAAGTGAGCCAGGTCAAACATTCATTCATATCATTACTGCAATAATGCTACATAAACAATGATATGCTGTAGTATTCTGTCcatacaatgcatttaaaatgaagaggTAATTACTGGTTTGTAGTACGGTGTATGTTAAATGGAAAGGAGCAGGACTGAAATTTACAGTAGACACTCCCATTTCTCCTATCTCACAGACCCAATCCCAGACTTAGTTACATACAGCACATCAGGGGCCCAAACACACAACCCATTGATTTAAAAGAGAAAGCCTTTTGTACAAAGGTGCATATGTTTAATAAACAGGAGAATACGTGTATCATCCATTACTATGATGATTTCTGAAGA from Anguilla rostrata isolate EN2019 chromosome 18, ASM1855537v3, whole genome shotgun sequence includes the following:
- the LOC135244952 gene encoding regulator of G-protein signaling 7 isoform X4, with protein sequence MAQTNNSGQSTSGVADESPNMLVYRKMENVIARMQDEKSGIPIRTVKSFLSKIPSVFSGSDIVQWMMKNLGIEDQVEALHLGTLMAAHGYFFPISDHVLTLKDDGTFYRFQTPYFWPSNCWEPENTDYAVYLCKRTMQNKARLELADYEAESLARLQRAFARKWEFIFMQAEAQAKVDKKRDKIERKILDSQERAFWDVHRPVPGCVNTTEVDIKKSSRMKNPHKTRKSVYGLQNDIRSHSPTQIPTPEARQPTEEELQGQIKFWQAQLDRHRLKMSKVAESLLGYTEQYVEYDHFLTPPDPSNPWISDDTTVWELEASKEPSQQRVKRWAFGINEVLKDQIGREQFLKFLESEFSSENLRFWLAVQGLKKRPIREVPTRVQEIWQEFLAPGAPSAINVDSKSYDKTTQNVKDPGRYAFEDAQEHIYKLMKSDSYSRFIRSSAYQELLQAKKKKSKNLF
- the LOC135244952 gene encoding regulator of G-protein signaling 7 isoform X2 yields the protein MAQTNNSGQSTSGVADESPNMLVYRKMENVIARMQDEKSGIPIRTVKSFLSKIPSVFSGSDIVQWMMKNLGIEDQVEALHLGTLMAAHGYFFPISDHVLTLKDDGTFYRFQTPYFWPSNCWEPENTDYAVYLCKRTMQNKARLELADYEAESLARLQRAFARKWEFIFMQAEAQAKVDKKRDKIERKILDSQERAFWDVHRPVPGCVNTTEVDIKKSSRMKNPHKTRKSVYGLQNDIRSHSPTQIPTPEARQPTEEELQGQIKFWQAQLDRHRLKMSKVAESLLGYTEQYVEYDHFLTPPDPSNPWISDDTTVWELEASKEPSQQRVKRWAFGINEVLKDQIGREQFLKFLESEFSSENLRFWLAVQGLKKRPIREVPTRVQEIWQEFLAPGAPSAINVDSKSYDKTTQNVKDPGRYAFEDAQEHIYKLMKSDSYSRFIRSSAYQELLQAKKKLGNIQDRRTSFEKFTRSVKSKNLF
- the LOC135244952 gene encoding regulator of G-protein signaling 7 isoform X3, producing the protein MAQTNNSGQSTSGVADESPNMLVYRKMENVIARMQDEKSGIPIRTVKSFLSKIPSVFSGSDIVQWMMKNLGIEDQVEALHLGTLMAAHGYFFPISDHVLTLKDDGTFYRFQTPYFWPSNCWEPENTDYAVYLCKRTMQNKARLELADYEAESLARLQRAFARKWEFIFMQAEAQAKVDKKRDKIERKILDSQERAFWDVHRPVPGCVNTTEVDIKKSSRMKNPHKTRKSVYGLQNDIRSHSPTQIPTPEARQPTEEELQGQIKFWQAQLDRHRLKMSKVAESLLGYTEQYVEYDHFLTPPDPSNPWISDDTTVWELEASKEPSQQRVKRWAFGINEVLKDQIGREQFLKFLESEFSSENLRFWLAVQGLKKRPIREVPTRVQEIWQEFLAPGAPSAINVDSKSYDKTTQNVKDPGRYAFEDAQEHIYKLMKSDSYSRFIRSSAYQELLQAKKKGKSLTSKRFSSLVQTC
- the LOC135244952 gene encoding regulator of G-protein signaling 7 isoform X1; this encodes MAQTNNSGQSTSGVADESPNMLVYRKMENVIARMQDEKSGIPIRTVKSFLSKIPSVFSGSDIVQWMMKNLGIEDQVEALHLGTLMAAHGYFFPISDHVLTLKDDGTFYRFQTPYFWPSNCWEPENTDYAVYLCKRTMQNKARLELADYEAESLARLQRAFARKWEFIFMQAEAQAKVDKKRDKIERKILDSQERAFWDVHRPVPGCVNTTEVDIKKSSRMKNPHKTRKSVYGLQNDIRSHSPTQIPTPEARQPTEEELQGQIKFWQAQLDRHRLKMSKVAESLLGYTEQYVEYDHFLTPPDPSNPWISDDTTVWELEASKEPSQQRVKRWAFGINEVLKDQIGREQFLKFLESEFSSENLRFWLAVQGLKKRPIREVPTRVQEIWQEFLAPGAPSAINVDSKSYDKTTQNVKDPGRYAFEDAQEHIYKLMKSDSYSRFIRSSAYQELLQAKKKLGNIQDRRTSFEKFTRSVVSGRALSCLLI
- the LOC135244952 gene encoding regulator of G-protein signaling 7 isoform X6: MERSTGSRLPTSGPLTAGNQRTQIMLFTSAKEPCKTKLVWNWLTMKLRAWQDYKGHSLANGNSYLCKQKHKQSKVDKKRDKIERKILDSQERAFWDVHRPVPGCVNTTEVDIKKSSRMKNPHKTRKSVYGLQNDIRSHSPTQIPTPEARQPTEEELQGQIKFWQAQLDRHRLKMSKVAESLLGYTEQYVEYDHFLTPPDPSNPWISDDTTVWELEASKEPSQQRVKRWAFGINEVLKDQIGREQFLKFLESEFSSENLRFWLAVQGLKKRPIREVPTRVQEIWQEFLAPGAPSAINVDSKSYDKTTQNVKDPGRYAFEDAQEHIYKLMKSDSYSRFIRSSAYQELLQAKKKGKSLTSKRFSSLVQTC
- the LOC135244952 gene encoding regulator of G-protein signaling 7 isoform X5, whose translation is MERSTGSRLPTSGPLTAGNQRTQIMLFTSAKEPCKTKLVWNWLTMKLRAWQDYKGHSLANGNSYLCKQKHKQSKVDKKRDKIERKILDSQERAFWDVHRPVPGCVNTTEVDIKKSSRMKNPHKTRKSVYGLQNDIRSHSPTQIPTPEARQPTEEELQGQIKFWQAQLDRHRLKMSKVAESLLGYTEQYVEYDHFLTPPDPSNPWISDDTTVWELEASKEPSQQRVKRWAFGINEVLKDQIGREQFLKFLESEFSSENLRFWLAVQGLKKRPIREVPTRVQEIWQEFLAPGAPSAINVDSKSYDKTTQNVKDPGRYAFEDAQEHIYKLMKSDSYSRFIRSSAYQELLQAKKKLGNIQDRRTSFEKFTRSVVSGRALSCLLI